The Daucus carota subsp. sativus chromosome 2, DH1 v3.0, whole genome shotgun sequence genome includes a window with the following:
- the LOC108209924 gene encoding ALBINO3-like protein 1, chloroplastic: protein MTSLLSFQPNPTLSPTTSLTRSAIRPFLPHRTRFGSFSPYRPSPRGTICVSQFGLGQLPDPETAQVLIKGLFGKAEGFLYTLADAAVTASPATTDPVTTSSKTSDWFSGISNYMETVLKVLKGGLSTVHAPYAYGFAIILLTVLVKAATFPLTKKQVESAMAMRSFQPKIKAIQQKYAGDQEKIQIETARLYKSAGINPLAGCLPTLATIPVWIGLYRALSNVADEGLLTEGFFWIPSLAGPTTVAARQNGSGISWLLPFIDGHPPLGWSDTFAYLVLPVLLVVSQYISVQVMQTSQSDDPNLKTSQAITKFLPLMIGYFALSVPSGLSLYWLTNNILSTAQQVYLQKLGGARNPASQFSDDSITKELLKDQISAIETTTTKVAIKEEKKQTPEGPRPGDRFKQLKEEEARKRKQREEEAMKADIVAEYNVSVTNGKLETKTNSVEFEDRKMESFHADALLATENSSINDNHSEEFKENQDISSRRTEDDENSSDRSFRKDDQQHLHKNLK from the exons ATGACATCTCTTCTATCATTTCAACCTAACCCAACTCTCTCCCCCACTACTTCCCTAACCCGATCCGCTATCCGCCCATTTCTCCCTCACCGGACCCGTTTCGGGTCATTCTCGCCTTACAGACCCTCTCCTCGCGGCACTATCTGTGTGTCTCAGTTCGGGTTGGGTCAACTACCCGACCCGGAAACAGCTCAGGTTCTAATTAAGGGCCTGTTTGGCAAAGCTGAAGGCTTTCTTTACACACTTGCTGATGCTGCTGTTACAGCCTCTCCGGCTACCACTGATCCTGTTACTACGTCATCCAAAACCTCTGATTGGTTTTCTGGGATTAGCAATTACATGGAGACTGTTCTCAAG GTTTTGAAAGGTGGGCTATCTACAGTGCATGCTCCTTATGCTTATGGTTTCGCAATCATTCTGTTGACTGTACTTGTTAAAGCAGCTACCTTTCCTTTAACCAAGAAACAG GTGGAGTCTGCAATGGCGATGCGGTCTTTTCAACCTAAGATTAAAGCTATTCAGCAAAAGTATGCTGGTGATCAG GAGAAAATTCAGATTGAAACTGCTCGATTGTATAAATCAGCGGGGATAAATCCCCTGGCAG GATGCCTTCCAACACTTGCCACCATCCCTGTATGGATAGGACTATATAGAGCTCTTTCAAATGTTGCTGATGAA GGACTCCTGACTGAGGGCTTTTTCTGGATACCATCCCTTGCCGGTCCAACAACAGTTGCTGCTCGACAAAACGGAAGTGGGATCTCTTGGCTCTTGCCATTCATA GATGGTCATCCGCCTCTTGGATGGTCAGATACCTTTGCGTATCTTGTCCTACCTGTCCTGTTAGTAGTTTCTCAGTACATATCTGTTCAAGTGATGCAGACATCACAG AGTGACGACCCAAATCTGAAGACTTCTCAAGCCATAACAAAGTTTCTGCCTTTGATGATTGGTTATTTTGCTCTTTCAGTTCCTTCTGGGCTAAGCCTTTACTG GTTAACAAACAATATATTGAGCACAGCACAACAAGTATATCTTCAAAAACTGGGAGGGGCAAGAAACCCTGCGAGTCAATTCAGTGATGATAGTATCACAAAAGAGCTATTGAAAGATCAGATATCTGCAATTGAGACGACCACAACCAAGGTGGCaatcaaagaagaaaaaaagcaaactccagaaggaccCCGACCTGGTGACAG ATTTAAACAGTTAAAGGAGGAAGAGGCAAGGAAAAGAAAGCAAAGAGAGGAAGAAGCAATGAAAGCTGATATAGTTGCAGAATATAATGTTTCAGTAACGAATGGCAAACTTGAGACAAAAACTAATTCAGTTGAGTTTGAAGATAGGAAAATGGAATCATTTCATGCTGATGCTTTGTTGGCCACTGAGAATTCTTCTATAAACGACAATCACTCCGAAGAGTTCAAGGAAAATCAGGATATTTCAAGTCGGAGGACGGAAGATGATGAAAATTCCAGTGATAGAAGCTTTCGGAAGGATGATCAGCAGCATCTacataaaaatctaaaatag
- the LOC108209557 gene encoding T-complex protein 1 subunit epsilon, translating to MALAFDEYGRPFIILREQDQKSRLRGIDAQKSNISAAKAVARILRTSLGPKGMDKMLQSPDGEITITNDGATILEQMDVDNQIGKLMVELSRSQDYEIGDGTTGVVVMAGALLEQAERLLERGIHPIRIAEGFEMASKIAVEHLESVSNKFEFSASNIEPLVQTCMTTLSSKIVNRCKRDLAEIAVKAVMAVADLDRKDVNLDLIKVEGKVGGKLEDTELIYGILVDKDMSHPQMPKQIVDANIAILTCPFEPPKPKTKHKVDIDTVEKFQTLRQQEQKYFDDMVQKCKDVGATLVICQWGFDDEANHLLMHRNLPAVRWVGGVELELIAIATGGRIVPRFQELTPEKLGKAGLVREKSFGTTKDRMLYIEHCANSKAVTIFIRGGNKMMIEETKRSIHDALCVARNLIRNNSIVYGGGSAEISCSLAVEAAADKYPGVEQYAIRAFADALDSVPMALAENSGLQPIETLSAVKSQQTKDKYSWYGVDCNDVGTNDMREQNVFETLIGKQQQLLLATQVVKMILKIDDVISPSEY from the exons ATGGCGTTAGCGTTCGATGAGTACGGGAggccttttataatattaagagAACAAGATCAGAAGAGTAGATTGAGAGGCATCGATGCTCAGAAATCTAACATTTCCGCCGCCAAAGCTGTGGCTCGCATCCTCCGTACATCTCTCGGTCCCAAGGGCATGGACAAGATGCTCCAGAGCCCCGACGGCGAAATCACCATCA CAAATGATGGTGCAACAATCTTGGAGCAGATGGATGTTGACAATCAAATTGGAAAGCTGATGGTAGAGTTATCTCGTAGCCAGGACTATGAAATTGGTGATGGGACAACTGGAGTAGTTGTTATGGCGGGTGCACTTCTCGAACAAGCCGAACGTCTGTTAGAACGTGGTATTCATCCCATTCGAATTGCGGAGGGTTTTGAGATGGCATCGAAGATTGCTGTTGAGCATTTGGAGAGCGTGTCCAATAAATTTGAGTTTAGCGCATCAAATATTgagcctttggttcaaacttgcaTGACTACTCTATCATCCAAAAT TGTCAACAGATGCAAACGAGACTTGGCTGAAATTGCTGTAAAAGCAGTTATGGCTGTTGCAGATCTGGATAGGAAAGATGTTAACCTGGACCTTATTAAAGTGGAGGGCAAAGTAGGTGGGAAGTTGGAGGATACCGAACTCATTTATGGAATACTCGTCGACAAAGATATGAGTCATCCTCAGATGCCAAAGCAGATTGTAGATGCAAACATAGCCATCTTAACTTGCCCCTTCGAACCTCCCAAGCCAAAGACCAAGCATAAGGTTGACATTGATACCGTGGAAAAATTTCAAACTTTACGTCAGCAGGAGCAGAAATACTTTGATGACATGGTTCAGAAGTGCAAG GATGTTGGTGCTACCTTGGTTATCTGCCAATGGGGTTTTGATGATGAGGCAAATCACTTGTTGATGCACAGGAATCTGCCTGCTGTTCGATGGGTTGGTGGAGTAGAGTTAGAGTTGATAGCTATAGCCACAG GGGGTAGAATTGTTCCAAGGTTCCAGGAGTTGACACCAGAAAAGTTGGGCAAG GCTGGTTTGGTTCGTGAAAAGTCATTTGGCACCACAAAAGATCGAATGCTCTACATCGAACATTGTGCAAATTCAAAGGCTGTAACCATATTTATTCGTGGTG GTAACAAGATGATGATAGAGGAGACGAAACGAAGCATCCATGATGCTTTGTGTGTTGCCAGGAATCTTATTCGCAACAACTCAATTGTGTATGGTGGCGGTTCAGCTGAGATTTCTTGCTCACTTGCTGTAGAGGCTGCTGCTGATAAATATCCAGGAGTTGAGCAG TATGCAATCAGGGCATTCGCCGATGCTTTGGACTCTGTCCCCATGGCTCTTGCAGAAAATAGTGGTCTCCAGCCCATTGAAACACTATCTGCGGTGAAATCACAGCAAACCAAG GACAAGTATTCTTGGTATGGTGTAGACTGTAATGATGTTGGCACAAATGACATGCGTGAGCAGAATGTCTTTGAGACACTAATCGGGAAGCAGCAGCAACTCTTACTTGCAACACAGGTTGTTAAGATGATCTTAAAGATTGATGATGTCATTTCGCCTTCTGAATATTGA
- the LOC108210078 gene encoding uncharacterized protein LOC108210078, producing the protein MKPNQSKPKPKISRCFLFSLLLSLFLLFLVSIQYHRQPETLLAFTSTITGSQKQNATNPDIRIRPGYASYDAYIQRQLNKTLNPKLRKIWTTRDWNRKINVFSNFFSELREKGFLSNSTKALCVGARVGQEVEALRRIGVSDSIGIDLVPYPPLVIRGDFHKQPFDDQVFDFEFSNVFDHALYPDKFVGEIERTLKPGGVCVLHVALSTRSDKFSANDLYSIKGLISLFRSSELVHTRKVDGFGLDTEAVFRKKKLKQSS; encoded by the coding sequence ATGAAACCGAATCaatcgaaaccgaaaccgaaaatatCCAGATGCTTTCTGTTTTCTCTTCTTCTGTCTTTGTTTCTTCTGTTTCTTGTTTCTATTCAGTATCACAGGCAACCTGAAACTCTGTTAGCTTTTACTTCCACCATTACAGGATCACAAAAACAGAATGCCACCAATCCTGATATACGGATCCGACCTGGATACGCCTCGTATGATGCCTATATCCAGCGTCAGCTCAACAAGACACTCAACCCTAAGCTCAGGAAGATATGGACCACTCGTGACTGGAACCGCAAGATTAACGTCTTCTCCAACTTCTTCTCTGAACTAAGAGAGAAGGGGTTCTTGTCCAACTCCACGAAGGCGCTCTGTGTAGGGGCTCGTGTCGGGCAAGAGGTTGAAGCTCTGAGACGGATAGGAGTAAGCGACTCAATTGGTATCGATTTAGTACCTTACCCGCCACTGGTTATTCGGGGAGATTTTCACAAGCAACCATTTGATGACCAGGTTTTCGACTTTGAATTCTCCAATGTGTTTGATCATGCCTTGTATCCAGATAAATTTGTAGGGGAGATCGAACGTACCTTAAAGCCAGGAGGGGTGTGCGTATTACATGTTGCATTGTCTACACGGTCGGATAAGTTCTCAGCTAATGATCTGTATAGTATTAAAGGGTTGATATCTTTGTTTCGGTCCTCAGAACTGGTTCATACTCGGAAAGTAGACGGATTTGGGTTGGATACAGAGGCGGTTTTCAGGAAAAAGAAGCTGAAACAGAGCTCATAA